In Streptomyces sp. NBC_00683, the DNA window TTCCTCGCGGGTCCGTTCGGCGTCGAGCGCCCGCTGTTCGGTCTGGCGCAGGTAGGCCTGCCAGTTCTTGTCGATGAGGCCGGTGACCCCTGCGCAGAGGAACCAGCCGAGCAGGAGCAGCGTCCGCTCGACGGTGTCCTGGACTCCCGGTACGGCGACGATCAGCACCACGAAATAGCCGAGGAGGAACAAGGTCCCGGCCCCGATCGCCTGCGCCCGGTGTCCGCTGCGCGCCGCGGCGTGGACGGCGACCACGACGGGCAGAGCCACCCAGCTGCCCGGGTGGGCGTGGACGACGTACGCGAACATGCTCAGGGTGGTCACGGCGAGCACCGTGCGGGGTGCCCGTCGGTGCGCGGCGAGGGCGAGGGAGCCGGCCGCGACGAGCAGCAGGTCGAGGACGTCCGGCGAGGACGCCGCCCGGGCCGCCGCGATCACGATCGCGCCGATCACCGCGGCACCCGCCGTGTCCAGCAGGAGTGCCCGCCGGTCGATGTCCCCCTGCACCCGCATGAGCCGCACCCTAACTCCCGTACGGCCGGGGGCGCGTCGTCCTCCGGGAGGGGGTCCGGGCTGCTCCCCGGGGAGTAGTGCGGTCGCCCACCCGTCGGGCCGGCGCAGCCCGGACTGCCTTCCGCTGTACGACGACGGGAGCGGGTGGCGGGGACGAGCATCGTCGCCATGACCGGACCTTTCCGATACACCTCGCCCGTACCTCCGAAGTCGGCCACCGGGGTGGTGGCCGACGTCTACGCCCAGCTCGCCACCGACTTCGGCATCAAGGACGCCACGACCTTCGTCGTCCTGTCCGTCTCCCCTCCGCTGCTCACCGCCACCTGGGCCCTGATGCGGGAGTCCCTGCTGGCCGGGCAGGCGTCACGTACCGGGAAGGAGGTGGTGGCGGCGGGTGTCTCGCTCGCCAACCGCTGCCCGTTCTGTGTGCACGCGCACACCGTGCTGCTGCATGCCACCGGTGATCACCGGCTGGCCGAGACGATCCTGCGGGGCGGCGAGCCGGACGAGCCGGGCCATCGCCGACTGCTCGCCTGGGGCAAGGACATGGGTACGCCGCAGCCGTTCCCGGTGCGGGAGGCACCCGAGTACGTGGGGACGGCGCTGGCCTTCCACTTCATCAACCGCGTCGTGTCCTCCCTGTTGTCGGAGGTGATGCTGCCGGGTGGCGCCGAGAAGTACCGGCTGGTGCGGAGCACGGCGGGCCGTTCGCTGGCCCGCACGGTGCGCCGCGAACTGCGGCCGGGCGACAGCCTCGCGCTGCTCGACACGGCCGGCGCCGCGCCGCAGTGGGCCGGGGATGACACCCCGGTGGGTACCGCGTACGGCGCGCTGCGCACGGCCGCGCAGCTGGGTGCGGGCCTTCTGAGCGACGAGGACGCCGCGTTCGTACGGGAGTCGGTGGCCGGCTGGGACGGTGTCACGCCCCTGCCCCTGACCGCCGCGCTGCCCGACCGGGCGGAGCGGCCGGGCGCCCGGCTCGCTCTGCTCGCGGCGCGCGCCCCGTACCGGATCACCGACGAGGACGTGGCGGCCTGGCGTGTGCCGCCGTTCACCGATCACTGTCTGGTCCATCTGGTGGCCTTCGGCGCGATGTGCGCCGTCGAGCGGGTCGAGGCCAACCTGCGGACGCCCGCCGGGGAGCAGGCATGAGCGTCGCCGACGCGAGGCCCGGTCCCGCGGAGCCTGCCACCGGGCCCGTGATCAGGAACTCGGCCTGCCGAGCTCGTCCCTGGGCGGCCGGTGCTCGTACCAGCGCTGATCGGCTTCCAGCTGGGCGGCGAGCGAGACGAGCCGTTCCTCGCTGCGGGAGGGGCCGAGCAGCTGGGCACCGAGGGGCAGGCCGTCGCGGGTGAAGCCCGCCGGGACATTGACGCCGGGCCAGCCGAGGACGTTCCAGGGCCAGGCGTACGGGCATGCCGCGGTCATCGCCAGGTCGGTGCGCCACGCGCTCAGGTGGTCGAAGGTACCGACACGGGGCGGTGGGGCGGCGGTGGTCGGGGTCAGCAGCACGTCGTACCCGCCGTTCCTGCCCGTGTCGAAGAAGGCGCCGATCCGGCGGTGCTGGCGCACCTCGCGGGCCCGGGCCGCCCGGACCACCCGGCCGCCGAGGCGGGTGCCGGTGCGCAGGGCGCTGCGGGTGCGCGGGTCCAGGAGCGCGGGGTCGGGGTGCAGGGCTGCGAGTTCGGCGATTCCGGCGGTGGCGCGGGGGACGAAGGAGAGGCCGATGAGTCCGTAGCGGGGGCGGGCCTCCTCGACGTGGTGGCCGAGGCGGGCGAGGACTTCGGCGAGTGCGGTGACGGCGCGCACCACCTCGGGGTGGGGTGCGTTGCGGGTGAGGGTGAGCGGGGGTTGCAGGGCGAGGCCGATCCGCAGCGTGCCGGGGTCGCGGCGGGCGGCCGCGGACGCGCTGACGGCGGGCGGCCGGTGCGGGTCGCCGGGGTGCGGGCCCGCGGCGGCGTCCAGGAGCAGGGCCGCGTCGGCAACCGTACGGGCGAGGGGGCCGTTGACGGTGAGGCCTTGGAAGGCGTCGCTGTTGGGGTGGACGGAGATGCGGCCGCGCTGCGGCTTGATGCCGACGAGGTGGGTCCAGGCGGCAGGGATACGGATGGAGCCGGCGCCGTCCGAACCGAGTGCCGCCGGGACGAGCCCCGCGGCGACGGCTGCCGCGGAGCCGCCGGACGAACCACCGGGCGTGTGGGCGGTGTTCCACGGGTTGCGGGTGACGCCGAAGGCGGGCCCCTCGGTGAAGGCCCACTGGCCCAGCTCGCAGGAGTTGGTCTTGCCCACGATGACGGCCCCGGCCGCGCGGAGCCTGCGGACCGCCTCGCTGTCGGC includes these proteins:
- a CDS encoding carboxymuconolactone decarboxylase family protein, whose product is MTGPFRYTSPVPPKSATGVVADVYAQLATDFGIKDATTFVVLSVSPPLLTATWALMRESLLAGQASRTGKEVVAAGVSLANRCPFCVHAHTVLLHATGDHRLAETILRGGEPDEPGHRRLLAWGKDMGTPQPFPVREAPEYVGTALAFHFINRVVSSLLSEVMLPGGAEKYRLVRSTAGRSLARTVRRELRPGDSLALLDTAGAAPQWAGDDTPVGTAYGALRTAAQLGAGLLSDEDAAFVRESVAGWDGVTPLPLTAALPDRAERPGARLALLAARAPYRITDEDVAAWRVPPFTDHCLVHLVAFGAMCAVERVEANLRTPAGEQA
- a CDS encoding amidase, with the translated sequence MSSADPAERTGPSRRDEPAEPSGLVGSAQELADGRTTSQELVAAALARIEASRDTLNAFRHLRTDAALAEAAEADRRLAAGERLPLLGVPVAVKDDTDVTGMPTYFGCAGELPPVTADSEAVRRLRAAGAVIVGKTNSCELGQWAFTEGPAFGVTRNPWNTAHTPGGSSGGSAAAVAAGLVPAALGSDGAGSIRIPAAWTHLVGIKPQRGRISVHPNSDAFQGLTVNGPLARTVADAALLLDAAAGPHPGDPHRPPAVSASAAARRDPGTLRIGLALQPPLTLTRNAPHPEVVRAVTALAEVLARLGHHVEEARPRYGLIGLSFVPRATAGIAELAALHPDPALLDPRTRSALRTGTRLGGRVVRAARAREVRQHRRIGAFFDTGRNGGYDVLLTPTTAAPPPRVGTFDHLSAWRTDLAMTAACPYAWPWNVLGWPGVNVPAGFTRDGLPLGAQLLGPSRSEERLVSLAAQLEADQRWYEHRPPRDELGRPSS